A window of Candidatus Nomurabacteria bacterium contains these coding sequences:
- the ruvC gene encoding crossover junction endodeoxyribonuclease RuvC: protein MKILGIDPGYDRLGIAILERKKSASELSFSDCLTTDKKLIFAERLLELGNALEKIIIEFRPELLALETLFFAKNKKTAMLVAETRGLILYLAAKHHLRVYEISPASVKLTTTGYGRADKAQIIAMLPKLLKIDKTIKHDDEFDAIAIALTALSTVSLN, encoded by the coding sequence ATGAAAATCCTAGGAATTGACCCTGGTTACGATCGGCTCGGCATTGCCATTTTAGAAAGAAAAAAATCCGCCAGCGAACTAAGTTTCTCCGACTGCCTCACCACCGACAAAAAACTTATTTTTGCAGAAAGGTTATTGGAATTAGGAAATGCCCTGGAAAAAATTATCATTGAATTCCGGCCGGAGCTACTAGCACTAGAAACTCTCTTCTTCGCCAAGAATAAAAAAACGGCGATGCTTGTGGCCGAAACAAGGGGCTTGATTCTCTATTTAGCCGCGAAACATCATTTACGGGTTTACGAAATATCGCCAGCCAGTGTGAAACTTACCACCACTGGTTATGGCCGGGCCGACAAAGCGCAAATAATCGCCATGTTACCGAAGCTTCTAAAGATCGACAAAACGATAAAACACGATGATGAATTCGACGCCATTGCTATTGCCCTTACAGCTTTATCCACAGTTTCACTTAATTAG
- a CDS encoding PBP1A family penicillin-binding protein, translating into MAKSTKIYDRTGEVLLYDIHDTVKRRVVPLEQISKNVKNATIAIEDDQFYQHGGIQVSAIFRALLANLGAGTKQQGGSTITQQLVKNSLLTQDKSWSRKIKELVLSIRLEKKMSKDEILGHYLNEIPYGGNIYGVEEAAQTYFGKSALDVNLAEAAYLAAIPKAPTFYSPYGQNRDKLDERKDVVLARLAELGFITEAEHRQALAEKVTFSSSTERGIKAPHFVIWVRDYLENKYGIEALNSRGLKVTTTLDWPLQAAAEKIVAETAEENAKKFNAKNAGLVAIDPKTGQVLVMVGSKDYFNTEDEGNFNIILAHRQPGSAFKPFAYAEAFKKNFTPETMLFDLETQFDTACQNGGNCYKPVNYDNKFRGPMSMREALAQSINIPSIKTLYLAGINDTLALAKNMGITSLGNANQYGLTLVLGGGEVSPLELTSAYGVFANDGNRLPYTSILKVEDDTGRILEEFTPHPREVLEPNIARLISDVLSDNKAKIPSYGANSPLFFPNREVASKTGTTNDYKDAWIVGYTPSLVVGAWAGNNDNTPMEKKVAGLIIVPMWRNFMDVALEKSTVENFPDPEPASTESLPLMRGFWQGSHGYFTDKISGKIATEYTPVELREEHVLTQVHSILYWLDREDDPQFPLWEEPVRRWVSEKGIVEQTDSAIPTAIDDIHRPEFEPKIKILNPSPSEIYAPEQQVTIRGSYVGHFPIGKLEFFLNDQYLGQSERAPFDFTFIPKYTSPLKPVNELRIVAHDSVGNRSEIKAPLSLSVLPTT; encoded by the coding sequence GTGGCCAAATCTACGAAAATCTACGACCGAACAGGTGAAGTTTTGCTCTACGACATCCACGACACCGTGAAACGACGCGTTGTTCCTCTGGAACAGATCTCGAAGAATGTGAAGAACGCCACAATCGCCATCGAGGACGACCAGTTCTATCAACATGGGGGCATTCAGGTCAGTGCCATCTTCCGCGCCCTGCTCGCCAATTTGGGCGCTGGGACAAAACAGCAAGGCGGATCAACGATTACCCAGCAATTGGTGAAAAACTCGCTCCTAACGCAAGATAAGAGCTGGTCACGAAAAATTAAAGAGCTAGTCTTGTCTATCCGGCTGGAAAAAAAGATGAGCAAGGATGAAATTCTTGGCCATTACCTCAACGAAATTCCCTACGGCGGCAATATCTACGGCGTGGAAGAAGCCGCCCAAACTTACTTCGGTAAAAGTGCACTGGATGTGAACTTGGCCGAGGCAGCTTACCTTGCCGCTATTCCTAAAGCGCCAACTTTCTATTCACCGTATGGTCAGAATAGAGACAAGCTCGATGAGAGGAAAGATGTTGTCCTGGCGCGGCTAGCCGAACTTGGATTTATCACCGAAGCAGAACATCGCCAAGCTCTGGCCGAGAAGGTTACCTTCTCGTCATCAACGGAACGTGGGATAAAGGCACCTCATTTCGTGATCTGGGTGCGCGATTATCTGGAGAACAAATACGGCATTGAGGCCCTAAATTCTCGTGGCCTGAAAGTAACCACCACGCTCGACTGGCCACTACAAGCGGCTGCCGAAAAAATCGTAGCAGAAACCGCCGAAGAAAATGCAAAAAAGTTTAACGCCAAGAACGCTGGCCTAGTGGCCATTGATCCAAAGACTGGACAAGTGCTAGTGATGGTCGGTTCTAAAGACTATTTCAATACGGAAGACGAAGGTAACTTCAATATTATTCTCGCTCACCGTCAGCCTGGTTCTGCCTTTAAACCTTTTGCCTACGCTGAAGCATTCAAGAAAAACTTCACCCCCGAAACGATGCTCTTCGATTTAGAAACCCAATTTGATACGGCCTGTCAAAACGGTGGTAATTGTTATAAACCAGTAAACTACGATAACAAGTTCCGCGGGCCGATGAGCATGCGCGAAGCTCTAGCCCAATCAATCAACATCCCCTCAATAAAAACCTTGTACCTTGCCGGCATTAACGACACCCTAGCTCTTGCGAAGAATATGGGAATCACCAGTCTCGGCAATGCCAACCAATACGGACTAACACTTGTGCTTGGTGGTGGCGAAGTCTCCCCGCTTGAATTAACCAGCGCCTACGGCGTTTTCGCAAACGATGGAAATCGTTTACCCTACACCTCCATTCTAAAAGTGGAGGACGACACGGGAAGAATTCTGGAAGAATTCACTCCTCATCCCCGAGAGGTACTTGAACCAAATATTGCTCGCCTGATCTCAGATGTTCTCTCTGATAATAAGGCAAAGATTCCATCCTACGGCGCTAACTCTCCACTCTTTTTTCCGAACCGCGAAGTAGCGTCAAAAACTGGTACAACGAATGACTATAAAGACGCGTGGATTGTGGGCTACACCCCCAGTCTAGTTGTGGGAGCTTGGGCCGGCAACAACGACAATACCCCAATGGAGAAGAAGGTTGCCGGACTAATTATCGTGCCAATGTGGCGCAACTTCATGGATGTAGCTCTGGAAAAATCCACTGTAGAAAATTTTCCTGACCCAGAACCAGCAAGCACTGAATCTCTACCGTTAATGCGGGGTTTCTGGCAGGGTAGCCACGGCTATTTCACCGATAAAATTTCGGGCAAAATTGCCACCGAATATACGCCAGTTGAACTGCGCGAAGAACATGTCCTGACACAAGTTCACTCCATTCTTTATTGGCTAGACAGAGAAGATGATCCTCAATTTCCCCTTTGGGAAGAACCAGTTCGTCGTTGGGTCTCGGAGAAAGGAATCGTCGAACAAACAGATTCAGCCATCCCCACGGCGATAGATGATATTCACCGACCAGAATTTGAACCTAAAATTAAAATTCTTAATCCATCACCATCAGAAATCTATGCCCCCGAACAGCAAGTTACCATACGCGGTTCTTATGTTGGGCACTTCCCCATCGGAAAATTGGAATTTTTCTTGAACGATCAATATCTTGGTCAAAGTGAACGGGCCCCATTTGATTTTACATTTATCCCCAAATATACCTCTCCTCTCAAGCCAGTCAACGAGCTAAGGATCGTGGCTCACGACAGTGTCGGCAACCGTAGTGAAATCAAAGCACCACTCTCTCTTTCAGTTCTCCCAACAACTTAG
- the ruvB gene encoding Holliday junction branch migration DNA helicase RuvB: MSIGKENGGQDWFLDSALRPSTWSDYIGQKHIKDNLQILLAAAKERSQPPEHLLFYGPPGLGKTTLAHLIAKEIGAQLKITSGPAIERVGDLASILTNLAAGDMLFIDEVHRLNKMIEEILYPAMESGKLNIVIGKGPGARVIQLDLPPFTLVAATTRPALLSAPLRSRFGGGTFRLDFYSENEIRDIIKRSAEILGMKLDDEAALEIARRSRFTPRIANQFLKRCRDLAQLRGQSISKQVAREALTLMGIDELGLSENDRKILATIIEKFNGGPVGVSTIATATHEEDATIEEVHEPYLIQLGMLERTPRGRQATRHAYDHLGFDWPENRQGKLL; this comes from the coding sequence ATGTCAATAGGCAAAGAAAACGGTGGACAAGATTGGTTTCTTGATAGCGCTCTCCGACCAAGCACTTGGAGCGACTATATTGGACAGAAACACATCAAAGATAACCTGCAAATCCTCCTTGCGGCGGCCAAAGAACGCTCCCAACCACCAGAACATCTACTCTTCTACGGTCCACCTGGGCTAGGTAAAACCACTCTTGCTCATTTAATCGCTAAAGAAATTGGCGCCCAACTTAAAATCACCTCCGGTCCAGCGATTGAGCGCGTGGGTGATCTTGCTTCCATCCTCACCAATCTTGCCGCGGGCGACATGCTCTTCATCGACGAAGTACACCGTCTCAACAAGATGATTGAAGAAATTCTTTACCCGGCAATGGAATCTGGAAAACTAAATATCGTCATCGGTAAGGGGCCGGGAGCGAGAGTCATTCAATTAGACTTACCGCCGTTTACCCTTGTCGCTGCTACGACTCGCCCAGCACTGCTCTCGGCACCACTTCGTTCACGTTTCGGTGGGGGCACGTTTCGCCTAGATTTTTATTCCGAAAACGAAATCCGGGATATCATCAAACGATCGGCCGAGATTCTGGGTATGAAACTAGACGACGAGGCAGCGCTGGAGATTGCTAGACGTTCGCGTTTTACCCCACGAATTGCCAATCAATTCTTAAAACGTTGCCGCGATCTAGCTCAATTGCGCGGACAATCAATCAGCAAACAGGTCGCCCGTGAAGCCCTAACACTGATGGGAATTGATGAACTAGGATTATCGGAAAACGATCGGAAGATTCTGGCCACAATTATCGAAAAATTTAACGGTGGGCCAGTTGGTGTTTCAACTATCGCTACCGCAACGCACGAAGAAGACGCGACTATCGAAGAGGTTCACGAACCCTATCTGATTCAACTTGGAATGCTGGAACGAACTCCTCGCGGCCGTCAAGCAACTCGCCACGCCTACGATCATCTGGGCTTTGACTGGCCAGAAAACAGGCAAGGGAAGCTCTTGTAA
- the tyrS gene encoding tyrosine--tRNA ligase gives MNSELLTRGVSHTFPSSEALKKELSGGRKLRIYWGVDPTGPTLHLGHVSVLLKLRDWQGEGHQIVVLFGDFTARIGDPTDKKAVRKTLSPEEIENNLKLYREQIGKILDLDKIEFRHNSEWLAKLSFAEVLELASQVTLAQTIKRDMFQKRIAENKDLFLHEFLYPLMQGYDSVALEVDMEIGGNDQIFNMLVGRDLLKKMRGKEKFVVATKLLTDSAGLKMGKTEGNMVSFTDTPSDAYGKIMSWSDDLVAPGLELLTRLTDSQIKHILSGHPKEAKMELAREVVSLIYDESEADRAQENFINTFQRGEEPEEWEEINASYGEKLSEILSRAGAVKSKSDFRRLVEEGAVTEWPNKNLTVVDQIFTAEIKLKVGKRRFLHVVSR, from the coding sequence ATGAATTCGGAGCTACTTACTCGTGGCGTTTCTCACACGTTCCCTTCTTCTGAAGCACTGAAGAAGGAGTTGAGTGGTGGCCGAAAATTGCGGATTTATTGGGGCGTTGACCCAACGGGGCCGACACTTCACCTTGGTCATGTTTCTGTTTTACTTAAACTGCGCGATTGGCAGGGAGAGGGCCATCAGATCGTAGTTCTGTTTGGTGATTTCACGGCGCGTATCGGCGACCCCACAGACAAGAAGGCGGTACGGAAAACTTTATCACCCGAGGAGATAGAGAATAATTTGAAGTTGTACCGCGAACAGATCGGTAAGATTCTAGATTTAGATAAAATAGAATTTCGTCACAATAGTGAATGGCTTGCTAAGCTCTCGTTTGCGGAGGTTCTAGAGCTAGCCTCGCAAGTAACCCTTGCTCAGACCATTAAGCGGGATATGTTTCAGAAACGGATTGCGGAGAATAAGGATCTTTTTTTGCACGAATTTCTCTACCCGCTAATGCAGGGTTATGATTCGGTGGCGTTGGAAGTTGATATGGAAATCGGTGGTAATGACCAGATTTTCAACATGCTGGTTGGTCGCGATCTTCTGAAGAAGATGCGGGGCAAGGAGAAGTTTGTGGTGGCCACCAAACTATTGACCGATTCTGCGGGTTTAAAAATGGGAAAGACAGAGGGGAATATGGTTTCTTTCACCGACACGCCCAGTGATGCTTATGGAAAGATAATGAGTTGGTCCGATGATTTAGTTGCCCCGGGCTTGGAACTTCTAACTCGTCTTACGGATTCGCAAATAAAACATATTTTATCTGGACATCCCAAGGAAGCTAAGATGGAGTTAGCGCGGGAGGTGGTGTCTCTGATTTACGATGAGTCAGAAGCGGATCGGGCCCAGGAAAATTTTATCAATACTTTTCAAAGGGGGGAGGAACCGGAAGAGTGGGAAGAGATCAATGCAAGTTATGGCGAGAAACTGTCAGAAATTTTATCGCGTGCTGGCGCGGTGAAGTCTAAATCTGATTTTCGTCGTCTGGTGGAGGAGGGGGCGGTGACAGAGTGGCCAAATAAAAATCTGACCGTTGTCGATCAGATTTTTACTGCCGAGATTAAACTAAAGGTAGGAAAACGGCGCTTCTTACATGTCGTCAGCCGTTAG
- a CDS encoding type II/IV secretion system protein encodes MITFRDTGETKKLEELHSHEAEALAEMLSGKYQLPYIDLSKFPINTDALRLIPESEARKSALAAFKINGKNIFLVTISPERIETKNTLSELRDKGYHLNLYLASQASLDRAWSRYSEISRSTRTEAGVIDISNEAIANFTKQISDIDSLNRLFSSEGLSALAAGGISNLLEVILAGGIVTLASDIHLEPEADRVRLRFRLDGVLHDISFLPQKLYAQIVSRVKLLSGLKLNVQKSAQDGRLSIRLDGTDIEIRTSILPGAYGESIVLRLLNPETINVTFETLGIEPALFKIVEREITKPNGMILLTGPTGSGKTTTLYSFLRKISTGENKTITIEDPIEYHLPGISQTQVNPDKNYTFLTGLRSALRQDPDIIMVGEIRDKETAKIAINASLTGHLVFSTLHTNNAAGTIPRLIDLDVNPKIIDSALNISMAQRLVRNLCPACKEESTPTPTETKLLLAVLESIKEKRPEIPLPTANRLWRAKEGGCAACNHIGYKGRQGVFEAILIDERVAPLLVSNPNEREIKIAARPQGILDMRQDGVLKVLAGATSLEELARVVDVNEEVI; translated from the coding sequence ATGATCACCTTCAGAGACACTGGGGAAACAAAGAAACTGGAAGAACTTCACAGTCACGAAGCAGAGGCGCTCGCAGAAATGCTATCAGGAAAATATCAGCTACCGTACATTGACCTATCTAAATTCCCCATCAATACTGATGCCCTGCGTCTAATACCCGAAAGTGAAGCCCGGAAAAGTGCTCTGGCGGCTTTTAAAATTAACGGTAAGAATATTTTCCTCGTTACAATCTCTCCCGAAAGGATAGAAACAAAAAATACCCTCAGTGAATTACGTGATAAAGGCTACCATCTCAATCTCTATCTAGCCTCCCAAGCGAGTCTGGATCGCGCTTGGTCCCGCTACAGCGAGATATCTCGCTCAACGCGGACAGAGGCTGGCGTAATCGACATTTCAAATGAGGCTATCGCCAACTTCACCAAACAAATCAGCGACATCGATAGTTTGAATCGTTTATTCTCATCTGAGGGCTTATCTGCTCTCGCCGCTGGTGGTATCTCTAACTTGTTAGAAGTAATTCTTGCCGGTGGCATTGTAACTCTCGCCTCCGATATCCATCTTGAACCGGAGGCCGATCGTGTGCGCTTACGTTTCCGTTTAGACGGCGTGCTCCACGATATTAGCTTCCTCCCTCAAAAACTTTACGCCCAAATTGTCTCGCGTGTGAAGCTCCTTTCGGGACTGAAACTAAATGTCCAGAAATCCGCCCAAGACGGTCGTCTGAGTATCCGGCTCGATGGTACTGATATTGAAATCCGTACTTCAATTTTGCCTGGCGCCTACGGTGAATCAATCGTACTACGTTTACTTAATCCAGAAACGATTAATGTCACTTTTGAAACTTTGGGCATTGAGCCAGCCCTGTTTAAAATCGTCGAGAGAGAAATCACTAAACCAAACGGTATGATCCTCCTAACCGGGCCGACTGGTTCTGGTAAAACAACTACCCTTTACTCCTTCCTTCGAAAAATTTCTACCGGTGAAAACAAAACCATTACCATTGAAGATCCGATTGAATATCACCTACCTGGAATCAGCCAAACCCAAGTTAATCCAGATAAAAATTATACTTTCCTAACCGGGCTCCGTAGCGCCCTTCGTCAAGACCCAGACATCATAATGGTTGGAGAAATCAGAGACAAAGAAACGGCAAAAATTGCCATTAACGCTTCCCTAACTGGACACCTCGTCTTCTCCACCCTCCACACCAACAATGCGGCTGGCACAATTCCAAGATTGATTGACCTAGATGTGAACCCTAAAATTATTGACTCCGCGCTTAATATCTCAATGGCACAACGCCTGGTTCGAAACCTCTGTCCAGCGTGCAAAGAAGAAAGCACTCCCACTCCCACCGAAACGAAGCTACTGCTCGCCGTCCTCGAATCGATTAAGGAAAAACGGCCAGAAATTCCCCTCCCCACAGCAAACCGGTTGTGGCGAGCAAAGGAAGGTGGCTGTGCCGCGTGCAATCATATTGGTTACAAGGGGCGACAAGGGGTCTTCGAAGCAATTCTAATTGACGAACGAGTGGCTCCCCTCCTAGTAAGTAATCCGAATGAACGCGAGATAAAAATCGCTGCTCGACCGCAGGGAATTCTAGATATGCGTCAGGACGGTGTCTTAAAGGTCCTTGCGGGAGCGACCTCATTAGAGGAGCTGGCGCGAGTGGTAGATGTAAATGAAGAAGTTATCTAG
- a CDS encoding YebC/PmpR family DNA-binding transcriptional regulator, with protein sequence MAGHNKWTQIKRQKGAEDAKRSKLFGVLSKNISLESRKAGGDKDAPGLRAAILKARAANMPNNNIERAIRGATEDKDSQLTKVIYEAYGPGGVALIIEGTTDNNNRTAQEIKHLLSLHGGKIAIPGSVLWAFQKIDDEWRVVNPKKVERSDQEQLTGLILALESGQGIKKVTTNLSPL encoded by the coding sequence ATGGCTGGCCACAATAAATGGACCCAAATTAAACGGCAAAAGGGTGCTGAAGACGCTAAAAGGAGCAAACTCTTTGGTGTGTTAAGTAAAAACATTTCCCTAGAATCAAGGAAGGCGGGGGGAGATAAAGACGCGCCAGGATTACGAGCCGCCATTCTGAAGGCTCGTGCCGCCAATATGCCAAACAACAATATCGAACGAGCAATCAGGGGGGCGACGGAAGACAAAGACAGCCAGTTAACTAAGGTAATCTACGAAGCCTATGGCCCAGGCGGAGTGGCTTTAATTATTGAGGGCACGACCGACAATAATAACCGCACCGCACAAGAAATCAAACATCTACTCTCTCTTCACGGAGGTAAGATTGCCATACCGGGATCTGTACTTTGGGCTTTCCAAAAAATTGACGACGAATGGCGAGTGGTAAATCCTAAAAAAGTGGAAAGAAGTGACCAAGAACAACTGACCGGACTAATCCTTGCACTAGAAAGTGGTCAAGGAATTAAGAAGGTAACAACTAACCTATCTCCTTTATGA
- the dnaA gene encoding chromosomal replication initiator protein DnaA, with protein MSDHKTLWENALVDIEIEVSRANFGTWFRNTRIVKDEDGVIFLGVPNAFVKDWLFKKYHKSILRSLRQLMPEIRAVEYTISKNEKPENINLPSTAPAISPQMDLAEMYTNREDNLNPKYVFDSFIVGPFNELAHAATQAVVKKLGQIYNPLFIYGGTGLGKTHLIQSVGNYVKKNNPGKKIFYVTSEQFTVDYVSSMQHNRINTFKEKYRKYDILIMDDVQFFAKKEKTQEELFHLFNHLHDNNKQIIFSSDKAPKYIPDLEERLRSRFEGGMIVDVSKPDYESRLAILNNKIHQNQLTLAPESLEYIAEVIQDNIRELEGCLNTVICQSQLKNRPLSLSEIKTLIKNNVKPKKMVSVKDVADIVANFYHINEKNLYEKTRKKEVVKPRQVIMYLLREDFNTSYPYIGQKLGGRDHTTVIHAYEKIKKDITNNEPLAQEIEQIRNLILQG; from the coding sequence ATGTCTGACCACAAAACTCTTTGGGAAAATGCCCTAGTAGATATTGAAATCGAGGTCTCGCGCGCCAATTTCGGAACATGGTTTCGCAACACCAGAATTGTAAAAGACGAGGACGGAGTAATTTTCCTCGGCGTTCCAAACGCTTTTGTGAAAGACTGGCTCTTTAAGAAATATCACAAATCAATTCTCCGCTCTCTCCGACAACTGATGCCAGAGATACGAGCTGTGGAATACACCATCTCCAAGAACGAAAAACCTGAAAACATTAACCTACCCAGTACGGCACCAGCTATTAGTCCACAAATGGATTTGGCTGAAATGTACACAAACCGCGAAGATAACCTTAACCCGAAATATGTCTTTGATTCTTTTATTGTTGGCCCATTCAATGAACTGGCACACGCTGCTACCCAGGCAGTTGTAAAAAAACTGGGGCAAATTTATAACCCCCTCTTTATTTATGGTGGAACGGGACTTGGCAAAACCCACTTGATCCAGTCGGTAGGAAATTATGTCAAAAAAAACAACCCCGGCAAAAAGATTTTCTATGTTACTTCCGAACAGTTCACGGTTGATTACGTGAGCTCAATGCAACATAACCGGATCAACACTTTCAAAGAAAAATATCGAAAATATGACATCCTGATAATGGACGATGTCCAATTCTTTGCCAAGAAAGAAAAGACTCAGGAGGAGCTGTTTCATTTATTTAACCACCTTCACGACAACAATAAACAAATTATTTTTTCCTCTGACAAGGCACCCAAATACATCCCCGACCTTGAGGAACGCCTACGCTCTCGTTTTGAGGGGGGAATGATTGTTGATGTCAGTAAACCAGACTATGAATCACGTCTAGCAATCCTGAACAATAAGATCCACCAAAATCAACTTACTCTAGCACCAGAATCACTAGAGTACATTGCCGAGGTGATTCAAGATAATATCCGCGAACTGGAGGGCTGTCTTAATACCGTTATCTGCCAAAGCCAGCTTAAAAACAGACCGCTAAGTCTGAGTGAAATCAAAACTCTAATTAAAAATAATGTTAAACCAAAGAAAATGGTTTCCGTTAAAGATGTGGCTGACATTGTTGCCAACTTCTACCATATCAACGAGAAAAATCTCTATGAGAAAACAAGGAAGAAAGAGGTAGTAAAACCGCGGCAGGTGATTATGTATCTACTTCGTGAAGACTTCAACACCTCCTATCCCTACATCGGCCAAAAGTTAGGCGGTAGAGATCACACCACAGTCATCCACGCCTACGAGAAAATCAAAAAAGACATCACCAACAACGAGCCCCTAGCTCAGGAAATTGAGCAGATTAGAAACCTAATACTCCAGGGATAA
- a CDS encoding PEP-CTERM sorting domain-containing protein → MKKFLVMIVLLVLIGLVTTPAQAASVHQSLTLGGFQVSLSGQEGGGQDGDGVWLSAQVASSIHLVDYVSATFYHPSEGDENEWGWTASFGGIKNSSLVLSPIWSSSGLSVGGVSLSQITQLSSESGYDRGWASVTVDPSRLDFAYMNYAEWYDEYIDGVRWNAYFIFRGNFGDGELGEARGRGYFGLTPEPATMALLGPAVLFFARRRR, encoded by the coding sequence ATGAAGAAGTTTTTGGTGATGATTGTTCTACTTGTTTTGATTGGTCTCGTTACAACTCCGGCGCAAGCCGCCAGCGTCCATCAGTCGCTGACCCTCGGTGGTTTCCAGGTTTCACTCAGCGGTCAGGAAGGAGGAGGTCAGGACGGTGATGGCGTTTGGCTATCTGCCCAAGTGGCATCATCAATCCACCTGGTGGATTACGTTTCCGCTACGTTTTATCACCCAAGCGAGGGTGATGAAAACGAGTGGGGCTGGACGGCTTCTTTTGGAGGAATCAAGAACAGTAGCCTTGTTCTGAGTCCTATCTGGAGTTCGTCCGGTCTTTCTGTCGGTGGCGTTTCCTTGAGCCAAATTACTCAGCTGTCTTCGGAGAGTGGGTATGACCGGGGGTGGGCTTCTGTTACTGTCGATCCTTCTCGTCTGGATTTCGCATATATGAACTATGCGGAATGGTATGACGAATATATCGATGGTGTTCGTTGGAATGCCTACTTCATTTTCCGTGGCAATTTTGGCGACGGAGAACTGGGGGAAGCCCGCGGACGTGGGTATTTCGGTCTCACCCCAGAACCGGCGACGATGGCGTTGCTTGGTCCGGCTGTCCTGTTTTTTGCCAGGCGCCGTCGTTGA
- the dnaN gene encoding DNA polymerase III subunit beta, with translation MKLECQRESLKQAVGLTEKVTSKSSSLPVLGFILLSAEGKNLIIRGTNLDLGCEWKLPAKVISPGAVLISGAVFYNLLSNINNVEKLTLEVVNKNLVVSVGSSSTLIKVQSTEDFPTLPELEETMELTLPIIDFVSGARAVGYAAALTDIKPEIASLYFYTDESNAYFVATDSFRLAEKKVDLKTEGDQVVKLIIPVRNVTEILRLLESTTGTAVWKFNRHQLTVITDRLRLTSRLIEGVFPDYRQIMPLNSISQVVLSRVELLNALKLSQIFTDRLNHVTLKLRPEDSVLELTSQNGDVGENTSLVPATINGEELIINLNLRYLLDGLQSISDEKVSLQFNGRTKPILLTSTSDDSFRYLIMPLNR, from the coding sequence ATGAAACTAGAATGCCAACGGGAAAGTTTAAAACAAGCTGTCGGTCTTACGGAAAAAGTGACGAGTAAGAGTTCATCCTTACCTGTTCTTGGTTTTATTCTGTTATCCGCTGAAGGTAAAAATTTGATTATCCGTGGTACGAATCTTGATCTTGGTTGTGAGTGGAAATTACCAGCGAAAGTTATATCCCCCGGGGCGGTTCTTATCTCTGGGGCAGTCTTCTATAACCTGCTTTCTAATATAAACAATGTAGAAAAACTAACTCTAGAAGTGGTGAATAAGAATTTAGTTGTCTCGGTTGGGTCCAGTTCCACCTTAATTAAGGTTCAATCAACCGAAGACTTTCCGACCCTACCTGAATTAGAAGAAACAATGGAGTTAACTCTCCCAATAATTGATTTTGTTTCTGGAGCTAGGGCGGTTGGTTATGCCGCTGCTTTGACCGATATTAAACCGGAAATAGCTAGTTTATATTTCTATACCGACGAATCAAATGCCTATTTTGTGGCAACAGACTCTTTTCGTTTAGCAGAAAAGAAAGTTGATTTAAAGACAGAGGGAGATCAGGTAGTAAAATTAATTATTCCCGTTAGGAATGTGACGGAAATTTTACGGTTACTGGAATCGACTACTGGTACAGCGGTCTGGAAATTTAATCGGCATCAATTAACAGTTATCACTGATCGCCTCCGTTTAACTTCACGTTTGATCGAGGGAGTTTTTCCTGACTACCGTCAAATAATGCCGCTAAACTCAATTAGCCAAGTTGTGTTAAGTCGAGTAGAACTTTTGAATGCCCTCAAACTCTCTCAAATTTTCACCGATCGTCTCAATCATGTGACACTTAAACTTCGACCAGAAGATAGTGTTCTAGAATTAACAAGCCAAAATGGTGATGTGGGGGAAAATACCAGTCTTGTGCCGGCGACGATCAATGGCGAGGAGTTAATTATCAATCTTAATCTGCGTTATTTACTGGACGGTTTGCAATCAATTTCTGATGAAAAGGTTTCACTCCAATTTAACGGTCGGACTAAACCGATTTTACTTACTAGCACTAGTGACGATAGTTTTCGTTACCTAATAATGCCACTTAATCGATAA